A DNA window from Zonotrichia albicollis isolate bZonAlb1 chromosome 2, bZonAlb1.hap1, whole genome shotgun sequence contains the following coding sequences:
- the RWDD2B gene encoding RWD domain-containing protein 2B isoform X1 codes for MSDSCCSQSEAPRVLAEATAAVCRRSESGFRRRLAAAVGARRQLRVIPVPHLPGTTKMANQEAAEIQISELDLLSSMFPYEEEFAVTDQLALAELKHYVENESAEVPSSKVQFILNIKTEVPNASTVEFSISCALPFKYPSVLPEITVRSSLLSRSQQILLNSDLKTYLMQNFSGEPCILSAREWVKDHAAAYIDKDLSSFSMAASDATKSEVTTFTRLWIYSHHIYNKQKRKNIIDWAKELSLSGFCMPGKPGVVCVEGLQSSCEEFWSRIKRLTWKRILIRHREDVSLEGGGHAEIQKQRKFPTLEEKCFDAHGARGNHMDLGQLYNFLEEKGCADIFQMYFGVEGHSRG; via the exons ATGAGCGACAGCTGTTGTAGCCAATCAGAAGCCCCGCGCGTTCTGGCAGAAGCGACGGCTGCAGTGTGCCGGCGGAGCGAGTCCGGATTTAGGAGGAGACTGGCCGCGGCGGTAGGAGCGCGGCGGCAGCTACGGGTGATTCCCGTCCCTCACTTGCCG GGAACAACAAAAATGGCCAACCAAGAAGCAGCAGAGATACAAATTTCAGAGTTAGATTTACTGTCTAGCATGTTTCCTTATGAGGAAGAGTTTGCTGTCACAGACCAACTGGCTCTAGCTGAACTGAAACACTATGTTGAAAATGAGTCTGCAGAGGTGCCATCTTCAAAAGTTCAGTTTATACTGAACATAAAGACAGAGGTGCCTAATGCCTCTACG GTGGAATTCTCTATATCCTGTGCTTTACCATTTAAATATCCAAGTGTTCTCCCAGAAATTACTGTGAG gtCATCATTATTAAGCCGCTCTCAGCAGATTCTCCTGAACTCTGATCTAAAAACATACTTGATGCAAAACTTCAGTGGCGAGCCCTGCATACTGAGTGCGAGGGAATGGGTTAAAGATCACGCAGCTGCTTACATTGACAAAGATCTTTCATCCTTCTCAATGGCAGCCTCAGATGCCACAAAGTCAGAAGTCACCACGTTCACTCGATTGTGGATCTACAGTCATCACATTTACAAcaagcaaaaaagaaagaatattaTTGACTGGGCCAAGGAGCTCTCTCTGTCAGGGTTTTGCATGCCAGGAAAGCCAGGTGTTGTTTGTGTAGAAGGTTTACAAAGTAGTTGTGAAGAGTTCTGGTCAAG GATAAAAAGATTAACATGGAAGAGAATCCTTATCCGGCACCGAGAAGATGTTTCTTTGGAAGGTGGAGGACATGCTGAGATCCAGAAGCAAAGAAAGTTCCCCactttggaagaaaaatgttttgatgCACATGGTGCCCGGGGAAATCATATGGACTTGGGGCAACTATATaattttttagaagaaaaaggaTGCGCTGACATATTTCAAATGTACTTTGGGGTTG
- the RWDD2B gene encoding RWD domain-containing protein 2B isoform X2 — MSDSCCSQSEAPRVLAEATAAVCRRSESGFRRRLAAAVGARRQLRGTTKMANQEAAEIQISELDLLSSMFPYEEEFAVTDQLALAELKHYVENESAEVPSSKVQFILNIKTEVPNASTVEFSISCALPFKYPSVLPEITVRSSLLSRSQQILLNSDLKTYLMQNFSGEPCILSAREWVKDHAAAYIDKDLSSFSMAASDATKSEVTTFTRLWIYSHHIYNKQKRKNIIDWAKELSLSGFCMPGKPGVVCVEGLQSSCEEFWSRIKRLTWKRILIRHREDVSLEGGGHAEIQKQRKFPTLEEKCFDAHGARGNHMDLGQLYNFLEEKGCADIFQMYFGVEGHSRG; from the exons ATGAGCGACAGCTGTTGTAGCCAATCAGAAGCCCCGCGCGTTCTGGCAGAAGCGACGGCTGCAGTGTGCCGGCGGAGCGAGTCCGGATTTAGGAGGAGACTGGCCGCGGCGGTAGGAGCGCGGCGGCAGCTACGG GGAACAACAAAAATGGCCAACCAAGAAGCAGCAGAGATACAAATTTCAGAGTTAGATTTACTGTCTAGCATGTTTCCTTATGAGGAAGAGTTTGCTGTCACAGACCAACTGGCTCTAGCTGAACTGAAACACTATGTTGAAAATGAGTCTGCAGAGGTGCCATCTTCAAAAGTTCAGTTTATACTGAACATAAAGACAGAGGTGCCTAATGCCTCTACG GTGGAATTCTCTATATCCTGTGCTTTACCATTTAAATATCCAAGTGTTCTCCCAGAAATTACTGTGAG gtCATCATTATTAAGCCGCTCTCAGCAGATTCTCCTGAACTCTGATCTAAAAACATACTTGATGCAAAACTTCAGTGGCGAGCCCTGCATACTGAGTGCGAGGGAATGGGTTAAAGATCACGCAGCTGCTTACATTGACAAAGATCTTTCATCCTTCTCAATGGCAGCCTCAGATGCCACAAAGTCAGAAGTCACCACGTTCACTCGATTGTGGATCTACAGTCATCACATTTACAAcaagcaaaaaagaaagaatattaTTGACTGGGCCAAGGAGCTCTCTCTGTCAGGGTTTTGCATGCCAGGAAAGCCAGGTGTTGTTTGTGTAGAAGGTTTACAAAGTAGTTGTGAAGAGTTCTGGTCAAG GATAAAAAGATTAACATGGAAGAGAATCCTTATCCGGCACCGAGAAGATGTTTCTTTGGAAGGTGGAGGACATGCTGAGATCCAGAAGCAAAGAAAGTTCCCCactttggaagaaaaatgttttgatgCACATGGTGCCCGGGGAAATCATATGGACTTGGGGCAACTATATaattttttagaagaaaaaggaTGCGCTGACATATTTCAAATGTACTTTGGGGTTG
- the RWDD2B gene encoding RWD domain-containing protein 2B isoform X3: protein MSDSCCSQSEAPRVLAEATAAVCRRSESGFRRRLAAAGTTKMANQEAAEIQISELDLLSSMFPYEEEFAVTDQLALAELKHYVENESAEVPSSKVQFILNIKTEVPNASTVEFSISCALPFKYPSVLPEITVRSSLLSRSQQILLNSDLKTYLMQNFSGEPCILSAREWVKDHAAAYIDKDLSSFSMAASDATKSEVTTFTRLWIYSHHIYNKQKRKNIIDWAKELSLSGFCMPGKPGVVCVEGLQSSCEEFWSRIKRLTWKRILIRHREDVSLEGGGHAEIQKQRKFPTLEEKCFDAHGARGNHMDLGQLYNFLEEKGCADIFQMYFGVEGHSRG from the exons ATGAGCGACAGCTGTTGTAGCCAATCAGAAGCCCCGCGCGTTCTGGCAGAAGCGACGGCTGCAGTGTGCCGGCGGAGCGAGTCCGGATTTAGGAGGAGACTGGCCGCGGCG GGAACAACAAAAATGGCCAACCAAGAAGCAGCAGAGATACAAATTTCAGAGTTAGATTTACTGTCTAGCATGTTTCCTTATGAGGAAGAGTTTGCTGTCACAGACCAACTGGCTCTAGCTGAACTGAAACACTATGTTGAAAATGAGTCTGCAGAGGTGCCATCTTCAAAAGTTCAGTTTATACTGAACATAAAGACAGAGGTGCCTAATGCCTCTACG GTGGAATTCTCTATATCCTGTGCTTTACCATTTAAATATCCAAGTGTTCTCCCAGAAATTACTGTGAG gtCATCATTATTAAGCCGCTCTCAGCAGATTCTCCTGAACTCTGATCTAAAAACATACTTGATGCAAAACTTCAGTGGCGAGCCCTGCATACTGAGTGCGAGGGAATGGGTTAAAGATCACGCAGCTGCTTACATTGACAAAGATCTTTCATCCTTCTCAATGGCAGCCTCAGATGCCACAAAGTCAGAAGTCACCACGTTCACTCGATTGTGGATCTACAGTCATCACATTTACAAcaagcaaaaaagaaagaatattaTTGACTGGGCCAAGGAGCTCTCTCTGTCAGGGTTTTGCATGCCAGGAAAGCCAGGTGTTGTTTGTGTAGAAGGTTTACAAAGTAGTTGTGAAGAGTTCTGGTCAAG GATAAAAAGATTAACATGGAAGAGAATCCTTATCCGGCACCGAGAAGATGTTTCTTTGGAAGGTGGAGGACATGCTGAGATCCAGAAGCAAAGAAAGTTCCCCactttggaagaaaaatgttttgatgCACATGGTGCCCGGGGAAATCATATGGACTTGGGGCAACTATATaattttttagaagaaaaaggaTGCGCTGACATATTTCAAATGTACTTTGGGGTTG
- the RWDD2B gene encoding RWD domain-containing protein 2B isoform X4: MIFGTTKMANQEAAEIQISELDLLSSMFPYEEEFAVTDQLALAELKHYVENESAEVPSSKVQFILNIKTEVPNASTVEFSISCALPFKYPSVLPEITVRSSLLSRSQQILLNSDLKTYLMQNFSGEPCILSAREWVKDHAAAYIDKDLSSFSMAASDATKSEVTTFTRLWIYSHHIYNKQKRKNIIDWAKELSLSGFCMPGKPGVVCVEGLQSSCEEFWSRIKRLTWKRILIRHREDVSLEGGGHAEIQKQRKFPTLEEKCFDAHGARGNHMDLGQLYNFLEEKGCADIFQMYFGVEGHSRG; this comes from the exons ATGATCTTT GGAACAACAAAAATGGCCAACCAAGAAGCAGCAGAGATACAAATTTCAGAGTTAGATTTACTGTCTAGCATGTTTCCTTATGAGGAAGAGTTTGCTGTCACAGACCAACTGGCTCTAGCTGAACTGAAACACTATGTTGAAAATGAGTCTGCAGAGGTGCCATCTTCAAAAGTTCAGTTTATACTGAACATAAAGACAGAGGTGCCTAATGCCTCTACG GTGGAATTCTCTATATCCTGTGCTTTACCATTTAAATATCCAAGTGTTCTCCCAGAAATTACTGTGAG gtCATCATTATTAAGCCGCTCTCAGCAGATTCTCCTGAACTCTGATCTAAAAACATACTTGATGCAAAACTTCAGTGGCGAGCCCTGCATACTGAGTGCGAGGGAATGGGTTAAAGATCACGCAGCTGCTTACATTGACAAAGATCTTTCATCCTTCTCAATGGCAGCCTCAGATGCCACAAAGTCAGAAGTCACCACGTTCACTCGATTGTGGATCTACAGTCATCACATTTACAAcaagcaaaaaagaaagaatattaTTGACTGGGCCAAGGAGCTCTCTCTGTCAGGGTTTTGCATGCCAGGAAAGCCAGGTGTTGTTTGTGTAGAAGGTTTACAAAGTAGTTGTGAAGAGTTCTGGTCAAG GATAAAAAGATTAACATGGAAGAGAATCCTTATCCGGCACCGAGAAGATGTTTCTTTGGAAGGTGGAGGACATGCTGAGATCCAGAAGCAAAGAAAGTTCCCCactttggaagaaaaatgttttgatgCACATGGTGCCCGGGGAAATCATATGGACTTGGGGCAACTATATaattttttagaagaaaaaggaTGCGCTGACATATTTCAAATGTACTTTGGGGTTG
- the RWDD2B gene encoding RWD domain-containing protein 2B isoform X5 codes for MANQEAAEIQISELDLLSSMFPYEEEFAVTDQLALAELKHYVENESAEVPSSKVQFILNIKTEVPNASTVEFSISCALPFKYPSVLPEITVRSSLLSRSQQILLNSDLKTYLMQNFSGEPCILSAREWVKDHAAAYIDKDLSSFSMAASDATKSEVTTFTRLWIYSHHIYNKQKRKNIIDWAKELSLSGFCMPGKPGVVCVEGLQSSCEEFWSRIKRLTWKRILIRHREDVSLEGGGHAEIQKQRKFPTLEEKCFDAHGARGNHMDLGQLYNFLEEKGCADIFQMYFGVEGHSRG; via the exons ATGGCCAACCAAGAAGCAGCAGAGATACAAATTTCAGAGTTAGATTTACTGTCTAGCATGTTTCCTTATGAGGAAGAGTTTGCTGTCACAGACCAACTGGCTCTAGCTGAACTGAAACACTATGTTGAAAATGAGTCTGCAGAGGTGCCATCTTCAAAAGTTCAGTTTATACTGAACATAAAGACAGAGGTGCCTAATGCCTCTACG GTGGAATTCTCTATATCCTGTGCTTTACCATTTAAATATCCAAGTGTTCTCCCAGAAATTACTGTGAG gtCATCATTATTAAGCCGCTCTCAGCAGATTCTCCTGAACTCTGATCTAAAAACATACTTGATGCAAAACTTCAGTGGCGAGCCCTGCATACTGAGTGCGAGGGAATGGGTTAAAGATCACGCAGCTGCTTACATTGACAAAGATCTTTCATCCTTCTCAATGGCAGCCTCAGATGCCACAAAGTCAGAAGTCACCACGTTCACTCGATTGTGGATCTACAGTCATCACATTTACAAcaagcaaaaaagaaagaatattaTTGACTGGGCCAAGGAGCTCTCTCTGTCAGGGTTTTGCATGCCAGGAAAGCCAGGTGTTGTTTGTGTAGAAGGTTTACAAAGTAGTTGTGAAGAGTTCTGGTCAAG GATAAAAAGATTAACATGGAAGAGAATCCTTATCCGGCACCGAGAAGATGTTTCTTTGGAAGGTGGAGGACATGCTGAGATCCAGAAGCAAAGAAAGTTCCCCactttggaagaaaaatgttttgatgCACATGGTGCCCGGGGAAATCATATGGACTTGGGGCAACTATATaattttttagaagaaaaaggaTGCGCTGACATATTTCAAATGTACTTTGGGGTTG